From the Sanguibacter sp. HDW7 genome, the window TGACGTCGGCGGCACCGCGAACGCCGTCGCTCCCGGCTTCATCGAGACCGAGATGACGGCGCGCATCCCCTTCGCGACGCGCGAGGTCGCCCGGCGGCTCAACTCCCTCCAGCAGGGCGGGCAGCCGGTCGACGTCGCCGAGGCCGTGACGTTCCTCGCCTCGCCCGGCGCCGGTGCTGTCGGCGGTCAGGTGCTCCGCGTGTGCGGCCAGAACCTCGTGGGGGCGTGATGGACGCCGCGAGCGACGCTCCGGGCGTCGCCGGGCAGGCTGGCGACGCGGTCGCGCCCGGACCGTCCCCCGATGCGGGCGCTCCCCGGTCGCGTACGGTCACCGGGCCGCCGCCGGGCACACGCGTCGAGACCCTGCCGTCGGTGCCGGGCCTCGGCGGTCTCTACGTGCGCGGCGCGGCGGGCTCGGCCGCGGCCCGGATCCCGGGCCGCACGACGGCGACGACGCTGCCGGCCGTCGCGCACCGCGTCGAGGGTGTCCGCGTCGACCCCGGGCACCTCACGTCCTACCAGCACCTGCTCGGCGAGACCGGGTCCGACGCCCTGCCGTCAGGCTTCTGCCACGTCCTCGCGTTCCCCGTCGCGACCGCCGTCATGGTGCGGCCCGACTTCCCGCTGCCGCTGCTCGGCATGGTGCACGTCGCCAACGCCGCGTCCGTCCTGCGGCCCGTCCACCTGGGCGACGCCCTCGACGTCACCGCGTGGACGCAGGATCTGCGCGCCCACCGGCGCGGCACGCAGCTCGACGTGTGCGCAGAGATCGCCGTCGACGGCGAGGTCGCGTGGCGGGGCGTCTCGACGTACCTCGCCAAGGGGGTGCACCTCGTCGGGGGCACGGGTTCGGCCGAGGCGCCGGGCGCGGAGCCGTCGGGCACCGCCGAGGTGTCGGGCGTCGCTGCGACGGTGGGTGCGGAGAAGTCGTCGGGCACGGAGGCGTCGTCGGGCGTGGGCACGTCGTCGGGCCGTGTCGGGGCCTCAGTCGCGTGGCGCCTCGGCGCCGACGTCGGACGCGCCTACGGCGCCGTGTCCGGCGACCGCAACCCCATCCACATGTCTGCGCTCTCCGCCAAGGCCTTCGGGTTCCCGCGCGCCATCGCGCACGGCATGTACACCGCGGCCCGCGCCCTCGCTGACGTCGGCCCGCGGCGCGGCACGACGTACGACTGGACCGTCGAGTTCGCCAAGCCCGTCCTCCTGCCCGGCCGCGTCGACGTCACCTACACGACGATGCCCGACGGATCCTGGACGTATGCGGGCCGCTCGCAGTCGGGCAAGCTCCACCTAGCTGGATCCGTCACCCCGACAACCTGACCCCCGCCCTCGCGAGATAGGGGTCGGGATGCGAGATAGGGGTATGCCGCCCCCTGTCTCGCGTGCAGACCCTATCTCGGGGAGGTGGTCAGCCGCCGTCCAGGACGTTGCCGGTCATGAGTCACCGTCCTTCTGCTCCGCCTGCTCAGCGAGGGACGACGGCTTCTCGTCGCTGCAACGGTCCCACTGCTTCATCGTGAGAGCTCCCGCCTTCGCCGACTCCCACACCTGCATGTCGAGGTCCTCGAGGGCGAGCGCCTGCTCGGGCCCCTCCTTCGGGACCGCCGTGACGACAGGCGCGATCCCCGCGTCGGTCAGGCACGCGATGATGTGCTCGATGTTCTCCGCGCGCATCGGGTGCGGCATCTCGACCGTCTGCCAGTGGGCGTTGACCGGCTCCCAGTACGTGTCGCCGCAGAACCTGTCCGCCCGGTAGGCGTCGGACTCGATGTCCATCGGGACGGCGTCGGTCGAGAAGCTGATCTTGGGCGTCGACATCGATGCCACGTGCACGCCGATGTCGAACTCCTCGAGGCACGCGACGTAGTCGAGGAACTGGGACTCGTACTCCTCCCGCGTGAGCCGACGATCCTTGAGCCGCTCCGTCATCGCCGGGTCAGGCGGGAACGGGTCCGTCATGGGGTTCTGACCGGGCTTGTCCTCGATGCAGGTCCCTGTCGCGCCGCACAGGTACCTGCGGCCGTCCGGCCCGGTCGTCGGCGTCACCTCCGCGAAGATCCACTCCGGTGGCGCCTTCCGCGCGAGGCTCGGCGTCACCTCCGGCACGTCGTCGTCGGGTGCCGGCGTGCACGCGCCGAGCGCGAGCCCCGCCGCGAGCGCGAGCGCCAGCGCGCCCAGGACGTTGCGGGTCATGAGTCGTTCTCCTTCTGCTCAGCCGCCTCGGCGATGGACGACGGCGTCCCCTCCACGCACGAGTCCCACACGGACTGCGACACCTCGCCGGCGGACGTCGCCTTGTCGCCCTGCTCAAAGAGGTCGTGGCGCGCGAGCGCCCGCTCCGGCCCGTCGTCCGGCACCGCCGTGATGACAGGGGTCATCCCCGCCTCCGTCATGCAGGCGAGCAGGTGCTCGACGTCCTCCTCAAGGTGGGGCTGCGGCATCTCGAAGGCCTGCCAGTGATGGCTGACCGGCTGCCAGTACGTGTCGCCGCAGAACGTCTCCGCCCGGTAGGCCTCCGTCGTCCAGTCGTTGCCCACCGAATGCAGCCCGTGGCTGATCATCGGCGCCGACATGTCCCACACGTCGAAGCCCAGACCGAACTCTGTGAGGCACGCCGTGTAGTCGAGGAACTGCGCCTCGTACTCCTCCCGCGAGAGCCGGCGGTCCGCGAGCCGCTCCGTCATCGCCGGGTCCGGCGGGAACGGCGTCCGCAACGGCATCGCGCCTGGCAGATCCTCGAAGCAGAACGTCATCTCGACGTTGCAGTTCATCCTCTTCCCGTCAGGCGCGATCGACGGGACCGTCTCCGGGAAGTCCCACGCAGGCACCGTGCGCTTGAACGTCGGCGTCACCTCCGGCACGTCGTCGTCGGGCGCGGGCGTGCACGCGCCGAGCGCGAGCGCCGCCGCGAGCGCGAGCGCCAGCGCGCCCAGGACGTTGCGGGTCATGAGTCCCCCTCCTTTTCGTTCTCCGCGACGGCCGACGGCATCCCCTCGATGCACGTCTCCCACACCGACATCGGCACCTCACCGGCGAACATCTCCTCGCGGATCTGCTCGCTGAGGTCGCGGCGCGCAAACGCTTGCTCCGGCCCGTCGTCCGGCACCGTCGTGATGACCGGGGTCATCCCCGCCTCCGTCATGCAGGCGAGCAGGTGCTCGACGTCCTCCTCAAGGTGCGGCTGCGGCATCTCGTAGGCCTGCCAGTGGTAGTTGACCGGCTCCCAGTGCGTGTCACCGCAGAATGTCGACGCGCGGTAGGCGTCGGACTCGATGTCCATCGGGACGGCGTCGGTCGAGAAGCTGATCATCGGCGTCGACATCGACGCCACGTGCACACCGATGTCGAACTCCTCGAGGCACGCGACATAGTCGAGAAACTGGGACTCGTATTCCTCCCGCGTCAGCCGTCGGTCCGAGAGCCGCTCCGTCATCGCCGGGTCCTGCGGGAACGGTACCGTCGGCGGGAGCTGGCCCTCCACGACCTCGCCGCAGGACGACATGTCCGCGTCGCACTCCCATCTGGTCCCGTCGGGCGCGACCGACGGGACCATCTCGACGAACTCCCACGGCGGCACCGTGCGCTTGAACGTCGGCGTCACCTCCGGTCCGTCGTCGTCGGGCGCGGGCGTGCACGCGCCCAGCGCGAGCGCCGCCACGAGCACCCCGACCATCGTCCACCGCATCCTGCTCCCCCTCACCCGGCCGGCGGGCTGCCGGCTCCGCACGTTCATCGGTCCTTCGCCATGTCGGACGGCCGCCGCCGCAGCAGCGGCGCTGTGAGCAGGGACGCGACCGCGACCCACGCGCACGCCCCCGCGAGCGCCCACGCGCCGCTCGCGAGCGGCGCGACGAGCTCGCCCCGCAGGGCGAGGATCGCGAGCGCCGACGACGCGAGGAACACACCGCCGAGCAGCGACGCCTCGAACCCGAGCAGCAGCCCGAGCGACCGGCGCGACGTCCCCGCGAGCCGGTAGGTCGCGAGCTCGGCCGAGCGCAGCAGCGCGAGCACCGCCGTGACGAGGCCGCCGAGCACGCCCAGCAGCACGGGCAGCAGCCGGTCGACCCGGCCTGCGTGCAGCGCGACGACGTCCGTCGTCTCCCGCAGCATCGGCTCGACGACGGTCTCCGCGCCGACCGTCCGCAGCGAACCCGTGAGGATCGGCAGCATGCGCTCGACGTCGACGAACCGCGACATCGCGACGCGGCACTCGGCCGCCGGCGCGTCCCCCGGTGCTCGCGCCGTGAAGATCGCGATCGTGCTCGGCAGGACGCGCCCACCACCGACGACGGCGTCCTGCGCCTCGGCGCCGAGGCCGCCGAGCGACACCCGGGCGCCCGGCGTCGCGTCGAGTCCGACCCGCTCGGCGAGGCTCGTCCCCACGACGACGTCGTGCGTCGCCACCTCGGGCACGAGCGACGACGAGACGCGCCGCACCGGCACGAACGATCCGAGCTGCGCCGTCGCGAGCTTCTCGACGTCCTCCACGACGACGCCCGCGAGCTCGACGCCCGGCACGCGCGTGAGCGCCTCGCACGATGCGGGCCGCACGCCCGTCGTCCCCGCCCCGCGCGACTGGCCCGGCACGTCCTTCGTCGAGATCGTCACGACGTGACGCCCCTCGGACTCGAGATCCGTGAGCGAGGCGTCGAGCCGCGCGCTCGCGTTCACCGCGACCGCGACGTGCGCCGCACCCGCGAGCACCGCCGCGAGGACGAGCGGCACGAGACGTCCGCGCGCGCCGAGGGCGTTCCGCACGGCCTCGCGGACGAGCGTCGCGAGCCGCCACCCGTCGGACTCATGCACGCCCCGTCACCACCGTCCGCATGTCGACCCGGTCCTGGGCGGCCTCGATGACCGCCGGGTCGTGCGTCGCCACGACGACCGTCGCGTCCGAGCGCAGACCGCGCAGCAGGTCGATGATCGTCTGCGTCGCGGCCGCGTCGAGGCTCGACGTCGGCTCGTCCGCGAGCACGAGCGGCCTGCGGGTCGCGAGGGCCCGCGCGAACGCGGTGCGCTGCAGCTCGCCGCCGGAGAGGGTCCGCGCGAGCGCGTCGGCCCGGTGCGTGAGCCCCACCTGCGCGAGCGCAGTGTCCGCGGCGGCAGCCGCCGCCGGCACGTCGAGGCCGTCGCCGAGCGCGCCGATCATGACGTTGTCGCGCACCGTGCGCGCGCCGAGCGCGTTCGCGCCCTGCGCGACCCAGCCGACGTGCCGCGGGTGCGGCGGACCGGGCGTGCCGTCGTCACCTACGACGACGATCCGACCCGAGCGCGGCCGCAGGAACCCCGCGACGGCCGCGAGGATCGTCGACTTACCCGAACCCGACGGGCCCACGAGCGCCGTCACCCGGCCCGGCGCGAAGACCGCGTCGAAGTCGTCGACGACGTGGACGTCGCCGAACGCGATGCTCACCTGCTCGACCTGCACCTCCATCAGACGCACCCCGCCAGGACCGACGCGGGCAGGCGGGACGCCGCACGGACGACCTGCTCGCCGACGTGCGCGCGGTCGACGGCCGCGAGCGCGACCTCGCCGTCGAGCGGCGTCGCGTCGTCGATCTTCACCGGCGTCGCGGTCGCCGGGTCGGCGCCCTCCGCGAGGCGGAACAGGCAGTAGCCACCACCCGGCGCGCCGTGGAGCGCGGACGTCGCGACCGACCCGACCGTCACGGGCTTCGCCGCGGCGAGCGTGAGGTCGAAGAACACCTCGTCGGGTGTCATGTCGTTCGGCGGCGTGGCGGTGAGGCCCGCCGCGACGAGCCGCGTGCGGAGCTTCTCGGCGTCCGCGCCCTCGAACGCGAAGCCCGTCACCGGCTCCTCCAGGCCGTCGCCGCCCGTGAGGACGTACGGGCCCGCGACCGGCATCGTCACGGGCCGCCCGTCGCCCGTCGTGAACCGCGCCGCCGACGCCTGCCCGCGGCCCTCGCCGACAGGGTCGCCCGCGTTGACGGGACGTCCCACGACGACCTCGGGGCGGTCGAGCGCCGTCGTGCCCGCATCGAGGTGGATGACGTACGACGGTCGGAACACGCCGTCGACCTGCGCGCGGATCGACCGCTGGTAGTCCTTGATCGCGGTGACGAGCGCGATTCCGACCCTGCCACGCGTGTCGACCGCAGCGTTCTTGTGGCCCGTGGCCTTGAGGAAGCGGACGAGCTCGGTGACGTCACGGCCCGACGCCCCCGCGCCCAGCTCCCGGTGGAACGGCCGCTCGCCACGGTGCGCGCGGAGCGTCACGCCGTCGACCTCGACGATCCGGGCACCCTCCTTGAGGGCCTTCCCATGCTCGTACAGCACCGCCGTGACGAGGCCAGACGTCGCGAGGTAGGGCTGCGGCGCCTCGACGAGCGAGAACGCGACGCTCACCGACCGCTCACCGTCCCGTTCGCGCTCGCCGACCGTCACCGTCGTCGGCACCGGGTCCTTCACCGCGTCGGCCTCCGCCGCGTCCGCGAACGGCACGACGAGCGCCACCCCGACGACAGGGGCCGCCCAGAGCGCCACGAGCGGCACCCAGTACCCCACCTGGCGTAGCGCGCCCCGCGCCCTGCGGTCGCCGCGCCCCTTGCGATCCCGCTGCCCCCTGCGTTCCCCGCGCGCCATCGTGTGCACCCCCTGGTCAGGCGGCCGCCGGGCGCCGTCGCCCGGACGGTCGGACCGCCCCCGGGTCCTCGCCGCGGCCGGGTCTCGCGTGCGAGCCCCGTCGGTGCAGGTTGTCCGGTGCCGCCAAGACTGCTCCGTACCATCACGTACGTCCAGCCCCGCACGGTATGAGTGCGGGAACCCCGTACCCCGTCTGAGAAACCCCTGAGTAATGACCCGCTGAACCTGAGCGTCGCCTGTGAGTCGCCCCTGCCGCCGAGACGGTCCGCTGCGCGCGATCGCCTCGCTCACGGACGCCGCCCTCTGCCCCGGCGAGGTAGTCCCCTGCACGCGACCTCGTCGCGCGCAGGGGATTAGGTCGCGCGCAGAGGACTATCTCGGTGAGGTGGCGCGGAGCGGGCAGCGCGGGACCCCGGCGCGACGGGTCGCGTCCGGGGTCCCGGGTCGGAGTGGTGTCGGTCGGCCGACGAAGCGAGGGTCAGTCCGACGACTTCGTGCCCTTGTCCGAGGGCTTGCCGGACGGCTTCTCGGAGGCCTTGTTCGACGGGGCGTCGGACACCTTGTCGGACGGCTTGTCCGCCGGGGCGTCCGACGAGGTCTCGTCGTCGGCGTCTCCAGGCGCGGCTCCCTCCGACGTGGCGTCGTCGGGCGTCGTCGCACCCTCACCTGGCCGGGACTGCAGCGGGAGGAGCGACAGCGCCGGCGGTCGCGGCGTCGGTGCCTGCGCGCCGTCCGGGAGGACCGGCTGGCCCTCGTCGTCGGTCGACTCATAGATGTCCCCCGTCGTCCACAGCGGGATGGGGAACGCGTTGTCGACCGCGCGACCCGACTCGTCGAGACGCGGGACGTAGATCGCCGAGTTGTCGGGCGAGACCGTGTGCCACTCCCCCATCCCGAGGACGAGCGGCCGCCCGGCCTGGTCGACGATCTGCGCGCCGTCGATGAGCTTGCCGTCCGGGCCGTAGACGAAGAGGTTCGTCGTGCGCTTGCCGTCGACCATCGCGCCCGTGTCGTGGTAGCCGAACGCGTTCCACGCCGGGATCTGCGCGAGCTGCTCCTGGACCGCGCTCTGGTGAGAGTAGTAGAGGTCGTCACGCGTGTCGGACGCCAGGTTGTCCATCGTCGTGACCGCGATGCCGAACGTCACCGGCACGAGCACGACCCGGAGGACCCGCCACATGACGGACCACCGGCCGCGCGGGACCCACACACCGCGACCGAACTGGACCGAGACGACGACACACGCGAGCGTGTACGCCCAGGTGAAGGGGTTCAGCGGCGGCACGACCCGCAGGTTTGCGTCGTTCGCAAGGAACATGAGCGGGAACGAGACCACGGCCGCGAGTCCCCACCCACGCAGAACCCACCACAGAGGCGTGAGCGTCAAGAGGAAGTCGCGCGTGGGCGGCCACCATGACGTCGCCTCAAGGCGACGCGACACGCGCTCCAGGCGCCCGTGCCACCACCCGCTCACAGCATCGACGACGCTCGTGCGACGGCGCGCGGAACCGGCGGGCGGAAGGCCGGCGGACTCGCGGAGCTCGGCCGCGTAGGCCTGCGCGGGGCCGAAGCGACCGACGAGGTCGGCGTCGGTCGGGGCTGCGCCGTCGAGGGCGTCCGCGACGGACTCGGCGAGGTCGGCCTCGAGGCCGCCCGTGAGGTCGTCGAGCACCTCGGGGCCGAGGTCGGCGAGGTGGCTGCGGACCGCCGCGGCGTAGGCGACGACGGGGTCGAGCATCGTGGGCGCGGACATCACGCGGCTCCTTCCAGGTCGAGGAGGCCGGTGAGGGCTCCGGAGAACTCGTGCCACTCCTTGCGCTGCGTCTCGAGCGAGGCGCGCCCCTGGGGTGTCATGCCGTAGTACTTGCGGTGCGGGCCCTCGTCGGAGGGCACGACGTAGCTCGTGAGCGAGCCCGCCGCGTAGAGGCGGCGGAGCGTCCCGTAGACGGAGGCGTCGCCGACCTCGGCGAGCCCCGCGGCGCGCAGGCGGCGCACGACGTCGTAGCCGTAGCCGTCCTCGCGGTCGAGCACGGCGAGGACCGCCGCGTCGAGCACACCTCGGAGGAGCTGTGTGGTGTCCATGCGTCCCTCTCGTGCCGCGGGTGCGGCGTTCGTCCTTCGTCGGCGCGGCAGCCCCCTGCCCCGTCGTCCCGACCTTACGCACCGCACACTACTACGCAACGCGCACTACTGTCCGGCACGCAGAACCCCGCGGCGTGTCGTACTGCGTCGCGCTCCCGCATCGTCGGCCTGCTCCTTCTTCGCCGAGCTAGTCCCCCCTGCGCTGAGCGGGTCCTTCTGCGCCGAGCCAGTCCTTGCCGCTCGACCTGGTCGCCCTGCGCCGAGCTAGTCCTCGCGACTCGACCTAGTCGCCCAGGCCGACTAGGTCGAAGCAGGAGGACTAGGTCGCGCACGTCACCGGCTGTCGGCGGGGCGTGGTTGGGTGGGGGGATGAAGATCTCCCGGGGTGCGACAGTTGACGACGTCCGGCTCGACGGGGTCGACCTCACCGGGCGCGACCTCACCGACATCCGCTTCCTCGAGTGCGCGCTCAGCGCCTGCACGCTCGACGACGTCACGCTCACCGGCGCACGCCTCGTCGACACCGACTGGGACGACGTCCGCGGGACCGCCGTGAGCCTCAAGGGCGCCTCGATCCTCGGCGGCACCTGGACCGACCTGCGCGCCGGCGCCCTCACCGCGCCCGGCGCGAACGTCGCGCGCCTCTCGATCGTCGGCGGCCGCATCGACCACCTCAGCCTGCGGGGCGCCAAGGTCGACGGCCTCTACCTCGACGGCGTGACGATCGGCGACCTCGACCTCGCCGGCGCGACCGTCACCCGGCTGCGCACGCGCGGGACGACGATCCGCCGGCTCGACGTCGACGAGGCCCGGCTCAAGGACGTCGACCTGCGCGGCGTCGACCTCGCCGAGGTCGACGGCGCCGCCGGGCTCCGAGGTGCAACCGTCTCGAAGGTCCAGCTCCACGGGCTCGCCACCGGGATGGCCGCGGCGCTCGGCATCAAGATCGGCTGACGCCCTGCGGGTGCGCGACTGCTTGCGCCACCGGACGGGTCAGGGGTGCGTCCGCGCAACCAGCCGGCACCCGGGCCCGGCCCGCACCGGCCGCCCTCAGCCCAGGCGGGCCTCGAGCGACGCTCGGCTCGCCGGCCACTCGTCGCGCAGGATCGAGAAGTAGACGGTGTCGCCCCGCGACCCGTCGGGCGCGACCCGGTGCGACCGCAGCACACCCTCGCGCGTCGCCCCGAGCCGCTCGATCGCCGCGAGCGAGCGCACGTTGCGCGCGTCGGCCCGCAGCGCGACCCGTTCGACGCCCCACGCGTCGAACGCGTGCGTGAGCAGCGCAAGCTTCGTCGCCGCGTTGACGTGCGTCCCCCACCAGCGGCGCCCGTAGAACGTGTGCCCGATCTCGACGCGACCGATCCGCAGGTCGACGTCGTAGAACGACGTCACGCCGACGACGACGCCCGGCTCGAGCAGCTCGTCGACCACGGCGAACGCGACGACACCGGGGCGCGACGCGAGGTTCATGACGTGCCGCTCCATCGCCTCGGAGGTGTCCGGGAGGGGCGTCGTC encodes:
- a CDS encoding ABC transporter ATP-binding protein; the encoded protein is MEVQVEQVSIAFGDVHVVDDFDAVFAPGRVTALVGPSGSGKSTILAAVAGFLRPRSGRIVVVGDDGTPGPPHPRHVGWVAQGANALGARTVRDNVMIGALGDGLDVPAAAAAADTALAQVGLTHRADALARTLSGGELQRTAFARALATRRPLVLADEPTSSLDAAATQTIIDLLRGLRSDATVVVATHDPAVIEAAQDRVDMRTVVTGRA
- a CDS encoding peptidoglycan-binding protein; translation: MALWAAPVVGVALVVPFADAAEADAVKDPVPTTVTVGERERDGERSVSVAFSLVEAPQPYLATSGLVTAVLYEHGKALKEGARIVEVDGVTLRAHRGERPFHRELGAGASGRDVTELVRFLKATGHKNAAVDTRGRVGIALVTAIKDYQRSIRAQVDGVFRPSYVIHLDAGTTALDRPEVVVGRPVNAGDPVGEGRGQASAARFTTGDGRPVTMPVAGPYVLTGGDGLEEPVTGFAFEGADAEKLRTRLVAAGLTATPPNDMTPDEVFFDLTLAAAKPVTVGSVATSALHGAPGGGYCLFRLAEGADPATATPVKIDDATPLDGEVALAAVDRAHVGEQVVRAASRLPASVLAGCV
- a CDS encoding GNAT family N-acetyltransferase → MTTTPTLVGRGVRLVPLAAEHAPALAPLVDDALWAGMTTPLPDTSEAMERHVMNLASRPGVVAFAVVDELLEPGVVVGVTSFYDVDLRIGRVEIGHTFYGRRWWGTHVNAATKLALLTHAFDAWGVERVALRADARNVRSLAAIERLGATREGVLRSHRVAPDGSRGDTVYFSILRDEWPASRASLEARLG
- a CDS encoding pentapeptide repeat-containing protein, encoding MKISRGATVDDVRLDGVDLTGRDLTDIRFLECALSACTLDDVTLTGARLVDTDWDDVRGTAVSLKGASILGGTWTDLRAGALTAPGANVARLSIVGGRIDHLSLRGAKVDGLYLDGVTIGDLDLAGATVTRLRTRGTTIRRLDVDEARLKDVDLRGVDLAEVDGAAGLRGATVSKVQLHGLATGMAAALGIKIG
- a CDS encoding PadR family transcriptional regulator, producing the protein MDTTQLLRGVLDAAVLAVLDREDGYGYDVVRRLRAAGLAEVGDASVYGTLRRLYAAGSLTSYVVPSDEGPHRKYYGMTPQGRASLETQRKEWHEFSGALTGLLDLEGAA
- a CDS encoding MaoC/PaaZ C-terminal domain-containing protein; this encodes MDAASDAPGVAGQAGDAVAPGPSPDAGAPRSRTVTGPPPGTRVETLPSVPGLGGLYVRGAAGSAAARIPGRTTATTLPAVAHRVEGVRVDPGHLTSYQHLLGETGSDALPSGFCHVLAFPVATAVMVRPDFPLPLLGMVHVANAASVLRPVHLGDALDVTAWTQDLRAHRRGTQLDVCAEIAVDGEVAWRGVSTYLAKGVHLVGGTGSAEAPGAEPSGTAEVSGVAATVGAEKSSGTEASSGVGTSSGRVGASVAWRLGADVGRAYGAVSGDRNPIHMSALSAKAFGFPRAIAHGMYTAARALADVGPRRGTTYDWTVEFAKPVLLPGRVDVTYTTMPDGSWTYAGRSQSGKLHLAGSVTPTT